In one window of Episyrphus balteatus chromosome 3, idEpiBalt1.1, whole genome shotgun sequence DNA:
- the LOC129916198 gene encoding carbonic anhydrase 2 — protein sequence MVNGNLLTSFAVILLFQSVVGSDHWSYPDRNATNVFPQWGGLCDTGNRQSPIDLSLSGALKGNFPDFEFHNYDKTLTSPSLLNNGHTVKLSNFNVQMTLTGGPLTDKFIVEEVHLHWWSEHTIDKIRYPMEAHIVHRNTRYANITEAASHKNGIAVVGVLFHASNEANKGIGKIIENIEFINSADEIGKPVKIEQKLNLREFFPKLSGGYLSYPGSLTTPSCAEAVTWIVLLDTFPVTLDQVNEFKGIETYGGKKLTDNYRDVQKKNNRPVLVVHQESSDAPASLRASTFSLIGSIVVLYISKVLQ from the exons TCATCCTGCTTTTCCAATCTGTCGTTGGATCAGATCACTGGAGCTATCCTGACCGCAATGCAACAAATG tatttCCACAATGGGGTGGATTATGCGATACTGGTAATCGACAAAGTCCAATTGACCTGAGTCTTTCTGGAGCACTAAAGGGCAACTTTCCAGACTTTGAATTCCACAACTACGATAAAACTTTAACTTCACCATCATTACTCAATAATGGTCACACAG taaaattgtcaaatttcaatGTTCAAATGACATTGACTGGCGGACCATTGACTGACAAATTCATTGTCGAAGAAGTTCATCTCCATTGGTGGTCTGAACATACTATTGATaaaataag ATATCCAATGGAAGCTCATATTGTTCATCGTAATACTCGTTATGCTAACATCACAGAAGCCGCTAGTCACAAAAACGGAATTGCTGTAGTCGGAGTTTTGTTCCATGCTTCCAATGAAGCTAATAAGGGCATtggaaaaattattgaaaatattgaatttatcaATTCTGCCGATGAAATTGGTAAACCAGTTAAGATCGAACAGAAGCTTAATTTAAGAGAATTTTTCCCAAAACTTTCTGGTGGTTATTTGAGTTATCCAGGCTCTCTTACAACGCCTTCGTGTGCTGAAGCTGTTACATGGATTGTACTTCTTGACACATTCCCAGTTACATTAGATCAg GTTAATGAATTCAAAGGAATTGAGACGTATGGAGGCAAAAAATTGACCGATAACTATCGTGATGTACAAAAGAAGAATAATCGCCCAGTTCTTGTCGTTCACCAAGAGTCTTCAGATGCTCCAGCTTCTCTAAGAGCTTCGACATTCAGCTTGATTGGATCTATAGTTGTTTTGTACATAAGCAAAGTGCTTCAGTAA
- the LOC129915070 gene encoding uncharacterized protein LOC129915070: MKIFLSVFLATVAMVSSQGYNYQQLPQQQAVQYQQPSQYYGQQPLVMQITPSIQLPSNSLNTPPVSVPAFLVQPQIKTQQPYRSPRPSVPRFKKPVVSKSFFIHSAPEETEEELQGELSQLTQQPRKHYNVLFIKSPSQTNKAAALNFANSLNEEKTVVYVLSKKTTAADLQDAVQNAPQKTIKPEVFFIKYRTPEEALNAQRQIQSQYDTLGGSSTISDEGFAQVTSVIGSLDPQVQEEEIAPSQNYEEVSDNSVSNNNGYLPPQY; the protein is encoded by the exons ATGAAGATCTTTCTG AGCGTGTTCTTGGCAACCGTAGCCATGGTCTCTTCCCAAGGATACAACTACCAGCAATTACCACAGCAACAAGCAGTGCAATATCAGCAACCTAGCCAATATTATGGACAACAACCTTTGGTCATGCAAATTACTCCATCCATTCAACTGCCATCCAATTCCTTGAACACCCCACCAGTATCTGTACCAGCCTTTTTGGTACAGCCTCAGATTAAGACCCAACAACCTTATCGCAGTCCACGTCCCAGCGTGCCCCGTTTCAAGAAGCCAGTCGTTTCAAAGAGCTTCTTTATCCACTCAGCTCCAGAAGAAACCGAAGAAGAACTTCAAGGTGAATTATCCCAGCTGACTCAGCAACCACGCAAACATTACAACGTCTTGTTCATTAAGTCACCATCGCAGACAAATAAGGCTGCCGCCTTGAACTTTGCCAACTCCCTGAATGAAGAAAAGACTGTTGTCTATGTTTTGTCCAAAAAGACTACTGCTGCTGATTTACAAGATGCTGTTCAAAATGCTCCTCAAAAGACTATCAAACCTGAGGTATTCTTCATCAAATATCGTACTCCAGAAGAAGCTCTCAATGCTCAAAGGCAAATTCAATCGCAATACGATACTTTGGGAGGATCATCAACCATTTCCGATGAAGGATTTGCTCAAGTCACCTCAGTTATTGGCTCATTGGACCCTCAAGTTCAAGAAGAAGAAATCGCTCCAAGTCAAAACTACGAAGAAGTGTCTGACAATTCAGTGTCGAATAATAATGGCTACCTGCCACCACAGTATTAG
- the LOC129915071 gene encoding chymotrypsin-1-like: MQVTRLLLLLVAAILLTAAKSHQESQPIFPPQFTKERIVGGEEAAPGLAPYQVSLQTLKGQHFCGGTIIDEKWIITASHCVISQTPDKIKILTGTQDLKDNTTSAYYYPDKIVMHCNYNSPAYANDIALIRLNDSINFNDVTSKVDYDYAVMKADDELILTGWGTLSLGGMVPSKLQTLKVKYVPYEMCKEKHNNSSWVDVGHLCTFNDKGKGACHGDSGGPLVHDGKLVALVNWGRPCAQGYPDAHAKISYYHDFIRTTLSNCDKETTEKPGATTQPSLDF, encoded by the coding sequence ATGCAAGTGACGCGTTTATTGCTTCTTTTGGTAGCGGCCATTTTACTCACTGCTGCAAAGTCTCATCAAGAATCTCAACCAATTTTCCCACCACAATTCACAAAGGAACGAATTGTTGGTGGCGAGGAAGCAGCCCCCGGCTTAGCACCCTATCAAGTATCTTTACAAACTCTTAAAGGGCAACATTTTTGCGGCGGAACAATCATCGATGAAAAATGGATAATAACCGCTTCCCACTGCGTTATTTCACAAACCCCGGACAAAATAAAGATTCTAACAGGTACACAAGACCTCAAAGACAACACAACGTCAGCATATTACTATCCCGATAAAATAGTTATGCATTGTAATTACAACAGTCCGGCCTATGCCAATGACATTGCTCTAATTCGTCTAAATGATTCTATTAACTTCAATGATGTCACGTCTAAAGTTGATTATGACTATGCCGTAATGAAAGCAGACGATGAATTGATCTTGACTGGATGGGGTACGTTGTCATTAGGGGGAATGGTGCCATCTAAATTGCAGACTCTCAAGGTTAAATATGTGCCATATGAAATGTGTAAGGAGAAACACAACAACAGTTCGTGGGTTGATGTTGGTCATTTGTGTACGTTTAATGACAAAGGCAAAGGTGCTTGTCATGGAGATTCCGGAGGACCATTAGTACATGATGGAAAACTTGTGGCATTGGTTAATTGGGGAAGACCATGTGCACAAGGTTATCCAGATGCACATGCTAAGATATCGTACTATCATGACTTCATACGGACAACTTTAAGTAACTGTGATAAAGAAACTACCGAGAAACCGGGTGCTACCACTCAGCCGAGTTTGGATTTCTAG
- the LOC129916199 gene encoding chymotrypsin-2-like, whose amino-acid sequence MKLLLTVLVFFLAFNAIPGKRLKIHENGILTNNSRLLENENRIVGGEVATEGFAPYHVSLQTIIGSHFCSGVIINEKWILTAGHCVVGWNPSKFLISSGTNNIWEPEAHYFPDRVFVHCNYDKPLYHNDIALVRLETAIEFDARTQPIPIPAELLPKGSKAVITGWGKSDVDGDYSQQLKKADVDYVDYKKCKELYKDDPGVDVGHICSLSQDSAGVCHGDSGAPLVSDGKLIGIVNWGEPCAKGFPDVHASVTFYYDWITTTIKGCNS is encoded by the coding sequence ATGAAGTTACTTTTaactgttttggttttttttttggcgttcAACGCTATTCCCgggaaaagattaaaaattcATGAAAATGGAATTTTGACAAATAATTCCAGACTACTTGAAAATGAAAATCGTATTGTTGGAGGTGAAGTTGCCACTGAAGGTTTTGCTCCATATCATGTTTCATTGCAGACAATTATTGGAAGTCATTTCTGTTCGGGGGTGATAATTAACGAAAAATGGATCCTGACAGCTGGACACTGTGTAGTTGGATGGAATCCTTCGAAATTCCTCATATCTTCAGGAACGAATAATATTTGGGAACCAGAAGCACATTACTTCCCAGACAGAGTTTTCGTCCACTGTAACTATGATAAACCATTGTATCATAATGATATTGCTCTAGTGCGATTGGAAACTGCAATTGAATTCGATGCTAGGACACAACCAATTCCGATACCAGCCGAACTTCTTCCTAAAGGTAGCAAAGCTGTTATAACTGGCTGGGGTAAATCAGATGTCGATGGAGACTATTCTCAACAACTGAAGAAGGCTGATGTAGATTATGTTGATTATAAAAAGTGTAAGGAACTGTACAAGGATGATCCTGGAGTTGATGTGGGTCATATTTGTTCACTTTCCCAGGATTCTGCTGGCGTTTGTCATGGTGATTCTGGAGCTCCACTGGTGAGTGATGGAAAACTGATTGGAATTGTTAATTGGGGAGAACCATGCGCCAAAGGCTTCCCAGATGTGCATGCTAGTGTTACGTTTTATTACGATTGgattacaacaacaataaaaggGTGTAattcataa
- the LOC129916202 gene encoding odorant receptor 88a-like — protein sequence MFGNSSFISYAVIYCSEVATVYGGAYIYFKDDVIIATSIAQLCMHYLYLGETLSKLDARQEEESNKKLGKLIRFQYRLDSICNDINEIYSYGNFFAFTCVRIYACLFLFALINSNDLVKTPTFALQLFLLFLSVYFRCSLGMNLFEASSKLLFSIYDQNWYEGTPKYRKTILIMMIKANRPMQLQASKLKTVSMEYFKEIIVSTYEIFMFLYNFTK from the exons ATGTTTGGTAACTCAAGCTTTATTTCATATGCTGTGATTTATTGTTCTGAAGTTGCAACTGTTTATGGTGGAGCTTATATTTATTTCAAGGATGATGTAATAATTGCAACATCCATTGCTCAATTATGCATGCATTATTTATATTTAGGTGAGACATTGAGTAAGCTTGATGCCAGGCAGGAAGAAGAATCTaataaaaaattgggaaaattgATTCGATTTCAATATCGATTAGACAG TATTTGCAAtgatataaatgaaatttatagcTATGGTAATTTTTTTGCCTTCACTTGTGTAAGGATTTAtgcttgtttgtttttgtttgcattgATCAATTCGAATGATTTGGTAAAAACTCCAACATTTGCTTTGCAACTGTTTCTGCTGTTTTTGTCAGTTTACTTTAGATGTTCACTTGGAATGAATCTTTTTGAGGCT AGttcgaaattattattttcaatttatgaCCAAAATTGGTATGAAGGCACACCGAAGTACAGGAAGACGATTTTGATTATGATGATTAAGGCTAATAGACCCATGCAGTTGCAGGCTTCAAAATTGAAAACTGTATCAATGGAATATTTTAaagag atAATCGTTTCAACGTatgaaatatttatgtttttgtataactttacaaaataa
- the LOC129916200 gene encoding chymotrypsin-2-like encodes MKKQIFLILLIVSTVLTKRIKEPLKQRLYGRNRIESRIVGGSAAADGEFPYQISLQDQRNNHMCGGAILNSLWIATAAHCVDGYETGNGASKLKVISGTNQYSNPGNSTSIKQIFIHCNYNNPEFANDIALLLLNSPLEFNDKTASIALPDEPLQPGDQLILSGWGTTELYGDPPEDLQKLTVNYVPHEECKEAMSGDEGVGVCHICTMTTEGEGACHGDSGGPLVHNGKLYGLVNWGVPCANGFPDMQASVYYYMDWVRTTISGGC; translated from the coding sequence ATGAAAAAACAGATCTTTCTTATACTTTTAATTGTAAGTACCGTACTTACCAAACGGATTAAAGAGCCTCTCAAGCAAAGACTTTATGGACGTAATCGAATCGAAAGTCGAATAGTTGGAGGAAGTGCAGCTGCAGATGGAGAATTTCCTTACCAGATTTCATTGCAAGACCAAAGAAATAATCACATGTGCGGAGGAGCTATATTGAACAGCTTATGGATTGCCACAGCTGCTCATTGTGTTGACGGTTATGAAACAGGCAATGGAGCTTCCAAGTTGAAGGTCATAAGTGGAACAAACCAATACAGTAACCCTGGAAACTCCACATCtatcaaacaaatatttatccATTGCAACTACAACAATCCAGAGTTTGCGAATGACATTGCTCTTTTACTGCTGAATTCACCATTAGAATTCAACGATAAGACTGCATCGATTGCACTTCCCGATGAGCCCTTACAACCAGGAGATCAGCTTATTTTGTCAGGATGGGGAACAACCGAGCTTTATGGTGATCCACCTGAGGACTTGCAAAAACTTACTGTGAATTATGTGCCTCACGAAGAGTGTAAGGAGGCTATGAGCGGAGATGAAGGTGTTGGTGTTTGTCACATATGCACTATGACTACTGAAGGAGAAGGAGCTTGTCATGGTGATTCAGGTGGACCCTTGGTTCACAATGGAAAGCTGTACGGTTTGGTGAATTGGGGAGTGCCTTGCGCTAATGGTTTTCCAGATATGCAAGCCAGTGTGTATTATTATATGGACTGGGTAAGGACAACAATTTCTGGAGgctgttaa
- the LOC129916201 gene encoding chymotrypsin-2-like, whose translation MQVVTVLLVLVVSSTYAHIVRDRIKNSKVNKNKRIFGGEPAEPGFATYQVSIQTPLFEHICGGSIIGDRYILTAGHCIKNYINKHRESELQIVTGTNRYDKPGGVYYVKDLILHCNYGIKEYHNDIGLIRLNESIVFNKFTQPILLPTEPLKDGDEVVLTGWGNTDYINDLPDDLQKITLKYVPRKECLEALDNNPGLDIGHICTFTKEGEGACYGDSGSPLVKDGFVFGVVNWGFACATGKPDAQANVHFYNDWIRTQMKD comes from the coding sequence ATGCAAGTAGTAACTGTGTTATTAGTACTGGTAGTGAGTTCTACCTATGCCCACATTGTTAGGGATCGCATAAAGAACtctaaagttaataaaaacaaacgaaTTTTCGGTGGTGAGCCTGCAGAACCAGGATTCGCAACATATCAAGTGTCAATACAAACACCATTATTCGAACACATTTGTGGAGGAAGTATTATCGGTGATCGATATATTCTTACTGCTGGACATTGTATAAAAAACTACATTAACAAGCACAGAGAGTCAGAATTGCAAATTGTAACTGGAACCAATCGTTATGACAAACCTGGTGGAGTATATTATGTTAAGGATTTGATTCTTCATTGCAACTATGGCATCAAGGAATACCACAATGATATTGGGCTGATTCGCCTAAATGAGTCAATAGTGTTTAATAAATTCACACAACCAATTCTTCTTCCAACTGAACCTTTGAAAGATGGTGACGAAGTTGTGCTAACTGGATGGGGTAATACGGATTATATCAATGATCTTCCGGATGATCTTCAAAAGATAACACTTAAGTATGTTCCACGAAAAGAATGCCTAGAAGCTTTGGATAACAATCCAGGACTGGATATTGGACATATTTGTACTTTTACAAAAGAAGGAGAAGGTGCTTGTTATGGTGATTCGGGAAGTCCATTGGTTAAGGACGGTTTTGTTTTTGGTGTTGTGAATTGGGGCTTCGCGTGTGCAACTGGTAAACCTGATGCACAGGCGAATGTGCACTTTTACAATGATTGGATAAGGACTCAAATGAAAGATTAA